A section of the Petrimonas sulfuriphila genome encodes:
- a CDS encoding nucleotide sugar dehydrogenase, translated as MDIRKKIDNNKEVIGVVGLGYVGLPLAVAFAEAELHVIGFDKSQEYVDKINQGENYIKDIRDAALKEAISNEFLKATTDFSKINYCDVLLICVPTPLDRFKKPDMSYIESACVSIGQYMKREVFICLESTTYPTTTETFMMPIIEKESGMKHGKDFWLAFSPERIDPGNSFFHIKNIPKVIGAITPEGLEIGKSIYSKAIEKIHTVSSPRVAEMVKILENTYRLVNISLINELALLAGKMDINIWEVIEAAKTKPFGFQAFYPGAGIGGHCIPFDPFYLEYIAKIYNFDLSMIHTAGHINMRMPYYMYIKINSALNRKKKSINGSRVFFLGVAYKPNINDERESPIIEIIDEVAKKNGIVSYNDPYIPHITTHEGHLFSSVELSPKILANADVVVVATKHAVYDFEMIRKHAGLIVDLQNAYSEGGENIDKL; from the coding sequence GTGGACATACGGAAGAAAATCGATAACAATAAGGAAGTTATTGGGGTAGTCGGCTTGGGATATGTGGGCTTACCTTTAGCGGTGGCTTTTGCAGAAGCTGAACTGCATGTAATTGGTTTCGACAAATCTCAGGAATATGTTGATAAAATCAACCAGGGTGAAAACTATATTAAGGATATCCGTGATGCTGCGTTGAAAGAGGCGATTAGTAATGAGTTTTTAAAAGCTACAACCGATTTCTCGAAAATTAATTACTGTGATGTTTTGTTAATTTGCGTTCCGACACCGTTAGACCGTTTTAAAAAGCCCGATATGAGTTATATCGAATCGGCATGTGTCAGTATTGGGCAATACATGAAACGTGAAGTGTTCATATGCCTCGAAAGCACTACCTATCCCACCACTACCGAAACGTTCATGATGCCGATTATTGAAAAGGAATCGGGTATGAAGCACGGCAAGGATTTCTGGTTGGCATTTTCTCCCGAACGGATTGATCCGGGCAACTCTTTCTTCCATATTAAAAATATCCCGAAAGTAATTGGAGCTATCACACCGGAGGGATTGGAAATAGGAAAAAGTATTTATTCAAAAGCTATCGAAAAAATTCATACGGTAAGTTCGCCACGTGTAGCCGAAATGGTCAAGATTCTTGAAAACACCTACCGTCTGGTCAATATCAGCCTCATCAACGAATTGGCCTTGTTGGCAGGTAAAATGGATATCAATATTTGGGAAGTGATCGAAGCTGCCAAAACCAAACCATTCGGATTTCAAGCGTTTTATCCCGGGGCGGGTATCGGAGGCCATTGTATCCCGTTCGATCCGTTTTATTTAGAATATATCGCTAAGATTTATAATTTTGACTTGAGCATGATACATACTGCCGGACATATTAACATGCGGATGCCGTATTATATGTACATCAAAATCAACTCGGCGCTCAATCGGAAAAAGAAGTCAATAAACGGTAGTAGAGTCTTTTTCTTGGGCGTAGCTTACAAACCAAATATCAATGATGAACGCGAATCCCCTATTATTGAAATAATTGATGAAGTAGCAAAGAAAAACGGAATTGTTTCCTACAACGACCCGTATATCCCGCACATTACCACACACGAGGGTCATTTGTTTTCATCGGTGGAGTTGTCACCCAAGATACTCGCAAATGCCGATGTAGTGGTGGTTGCAACCAAACATGCCGTTTATGATTTCGAAATGATACGTAAACATGCAGGGTTGATTGTTGATTTGCAGAACGCATATAGTGAGGGCGGCGAAAATATTGATAAATTGTAA
- a CDS encoding DegT/DnrJ/EryC1/StrS family aminotransferase — protein sequence MEIKMCDLIDQYRKIQPEVDDAISQVINNSAFINGPQINEFKASLEQYTGTKHVIPCANGTDALQLALMALDLQPGDEVIVPAFTYVAAAEAIGLLRLVPVMVDVDYHSFNITLGNIGKGLSPKTRAIIPVHLFGQSCPMEEIMNFAQKHRLFVVEDNAQAIGAYYTFSDGSKKQTGTIGHIGCTSFFPTKNLGCFGDGGALMTDDDILAERLRAMTVHGQIEKYCHEILGCNSRLDTLQAAILNVKIQHLDEYIQARQRAARIYSEGLKNIDGITLPEEMSYSTHVYHQYTLKVKDGMRNALKEHLLKQGIPSMIYYPLPLNKQNAFKNIVPTSEQLNVSTELAQSVLSLPMHTELSEEEQKHIITSIQTFFK from the coding sequence ATGGAAATTAAAATGTGCGACCTTATCGATCAATACAGAAAGATTCAACCGGAAGTGGATGATGCGATATCGCAGGTAATCAACAATTCCGCCTTTATCAACGGGCCTCAGATCAATGAGTTCAAAGCCAGCCTTGAACAATATACAGGTACTAAACATGTTATCCCTTGCGCCAACGGAACCGACGCACTGCAGTTGGCATTGATGGCGTTGGACCTGCAGCCGGGTGACGAAGTGATCGTCCCGGCATTTACTTATGTGGCGGCAGCCGAGGCGATTGGCCTGTTACGGTTAGTGCCGGTAATGGTGGATGTGGACTACCATTCATTTAACATCACATTGGGTAACATCGGGAAGGGACTTTCACCGAAAACCAGAGCTATCATTCCCGTTCATCTTTTTGGGCAGAGCTGTCCGATGGAAGAGATCATGAACTTCGCGCAGAAACACCGGCTGTTCGTGGTGGAAGACAACGCGCAGGCAATCGGAGCGTATTATACTTTTTCCGACGGCTCCAAAAAACAAACCGGAACCATCGGACATATCGGCTGCACTTCGTTTTTCCCGACCAAGAATTTAGGCTGTTTTGGCGATGGCGGCGCTCTGATGACTGACGATGACATTCTTGCCGAGCGTTTGCGAGCGATGACGGTACACGGGCAAATTGAGAAGTATTGCCATGAAATATTGGGATGCAACTCACGTCTGGATACCCTCCAGGCTGCCATTCTTAATGTAAAGATTCAGCATCTGGACGAATACATACAAGCCCGTCAACGTGCAGCAAGAATTTATTCCGAAGGTTTGAAGAATATAGATGGAATAACGCTTCCTGAAGAAATGTCGTACTCCACACATGTTTATCATCAATACACTCTCAAAGTAAAGGATGGTATGCGCAATGCCTTAAAAGAACATCTTTTGAAGCAGGGTATACCCTCTATGATTTATTATCCGTTGCCTCTTAACAAGCAGAACGCCTTCAAAAATATTGTTCCCACTTCTGAGCAGTTGAATGTATCAACCGAATTAGCTCAATCGGTATTGTCATTACCAATGCACACTGAACTTTCCGAAGAAGAGCAAAAGCATATCATCACATCTATTCAAACATTTTTTAAGTGA
- a CDS encoding N-acetyltransferase yields the protein MEKDYFAHSTAVIDEGCQIGKGTKIWHFSHLMAGCVIGNNCNIGQNVVISPGVILGNNVKVQNNVSVYTGVTCDDDVFLGPSCVFTNVVNPRSAINRHGSFAKTRVGKGATIGANATVICGHDIGAYAFIGAGAVVTKNVPSYALLVGNPARHTGWMSEYGHRLNFDGNGMAVCPESGQKYRIEKNNVTRIK from the coding sequence ATGGAGAAAGATTATTTTGCACATTCCACGGCAGTTATCGATGAAGGGTGCCAAATCGGCAAAGGAACCAAAATCTGGCACTTTTCGCATCTGATGGCCGGATGCGTGATCGGGAATAATTGCAATATCGGGCAGAATGTAGTAATCTCACCTGGTGTGATATTGGGCAACAACGTCAAGGTACAGAATAACGTATCGGTTTATACCGGAGTAACTTGCGACGATGATGTCTTTCTCGGCCCGTCGTGTGTTTTCACAAATGTGGTTAATCCCCGCAGTGCCATCAACCGCCATGGGTCGTTTGCTAAAACCCGTGTAGGGAAAGGCGCAACCATCGGCGCGAATGCCACCGTCATTTGCGGACACGACATTGGCGCTTATGCTTTCATCGGCGCGGGAGCGGTGGTTACCAAAAATGTGCCGTCTTATGCCTTATTGGTCGGCAATCCCGCCCGTCACACCGGATGGATGAGCGAATACGGGCATCGCCTGAATTTCGATGGAAATGGAATGGCGGTTTGTCCTGAAAGCGGGCAGAAATACCGAATTGAGAAAAATAATGTAACAAGAATTAAATAA